From Panthera uncia isolate 11264 chromosome E1, Puncia_PCG_1.0, whole genome shotgun sequence, one genomic window encodes:
- the LOC125926294 gene encoding uncharacterized protein LOC125926294 codes for MCHTASGDNSREPRALCSISRKTKLTLRPKLGSVKTTNTADLMKVLHSGLRRAWHLAQPTLHSARGSRPPRSPHIVTRSHPMCLTPPPFPAPPPSSVALIWFALPPADLCLCQPPTRSQAPLPFSSRLPTTPSLGSKARSHASRLVPCCSDHRARVWLPSKQSTGCCQTSLPGSTRLEPSPPPALPRLGPNVPLASLRSCPRVSGHCGLREKPEPRLLSRAASCWPPTPPSASASPPASPWVPSAPASLSSPRPAHKSGRLPSPPRAGPPLPLAQTPLFKPLSPSFLTVADARTGCHLIHPSEGHGCMIDSDIHSSPTASTVHLKTFSRGHLGGSVA; via the coding sequence ATGTGTCACACTGCGTCAGGTGATAACAGCAGGGAACCCCGCGCTCTCTGCTCAATTTCCCGTAAAACTAAACTTACCCTAAGACCTAAGCTCGGTTCCGTGAAAACGACGAATACTGCAGATTTAATGAAGGTATTACACTCAGGCCTCAGGAGGGCCTGGCACCTTGCCCAGCCCACCTTGCACAGTGCCCGTGGCAGCCGCCCCCCGCGGAGTCCCCACATCGTCACCCGGTCCCACCCCATGTGTTTGACTCCCCCACCttttcccgcccctcccccgtctTCCGTGGCTTTGATTTGGTTTGCTCTCCCGCCAGCGGATCTCTGCCTTTGCCAGCCTCCAACGAGGAGCCAAGCTCCCCTCCCGTTCTCCTCCCGGCTGCCCACGACTCCCAGCCTGGGGTCCAAGGCCAGGAGCCACGCCAGCAGACTCGTGCCTTGCTGCTCAGATCACCGTGCACGAGTGTGGCTCCCAAGCAAGCAAAGTACCGGGTGTTGCCAAACCTCTCTTCCCGGGAGCACACGGCTCGAAccttcccctcctcccgcccTGCCCCGTCTTGGGCCCAACGTCCCCCTGGCGAGCCTGAGGAGCTGTCCCCGTGTGTCCGGACACTGTGGCCTGAGGGAGAAGCCGGAACCCCGGCTCCTCTCACGAGCGGCCTCCTgctggccccccaccccgccttccgCCTCAGCCTCCCCGCCAGCCTCTCCCTGGGTGCCCTCTGCCCCTGCCAGCCTGAGCTCGCCACGTCCTGCCCACAAGTCAGGCCGGCTCCCCTCTCCGCCTCGGgcaggccctcccctccccctggcccaAACCCCACTATTCAaacccctttctccttcctttttgacGGTTGCTGACGCACGAACCGGGTGCCACCTAATTCATCCATCGGAAGGGCACGGCTGCATGATTGACAGCGATATTCACAGCTCTCCAACCGCCTCCACGGTTCACCTTAAAACATTTtcacgggggcacctggggggctcagtcgcttaa